A genomic window from Sulfurimonas paralvinellae includes:
- a CDS encoding CTP synthase, whose protein sequence is MTKYIFVTGGVLSSLGKGITAASVGTLLKHSGKNVGMLKIDPYINVDPGTMSPLEHGEVFVTKDGAETDLDIGNYERFLDTSFLKSSNFTTGQVYSSVIERERAGGYLGQTIQVIPHIVGEIVKRIKEAGEGHDILVVELGGTVGDIEGLPFMEAIRQMKHDDEVAGTFFIHVTLIPYIKAAGELKSKPTQHSVQELRRIGITPQMIIARSENALPKTFKKKLAMSCDVSSDSVVEALDAASIYDVPMSFLRQNILKPIAKELELGEVEPDMTEWDSLVKKIVQPKGRVVIGFVGKYLALKESYKSLTEALIHAGAHLDSRVEICWVDSEEIEERGAEELLRDCDGILVAGGFGSRGVEGKIQAIEYARVNKVPYLGICLGMQLTLVEYARNVLGYEGANSVEFDEETPYPMIYLIDNFLDQSGGMQLRTHQSPMGGTLRLGEYPCDTKEGSLLREAYHGAKTIYERHRHRYEANPAYREALENAGMIVTGESNGLIETVEVKDHPWFLGVQFHPEFTSRLQTPNPSILAFVNAALSAE, encoded by the coding sequence ATGACGAAGTACATTTTTGTGACCGGAGGGGTTTTAAGTTCTCTTGGAAAAGGGATAACAGCTGCAAGTGTTGGTACACTTTTAAAACATTCCGGTAAGAATGTAGGGATGTTGAAAATCGATCCATACATCAATGTCGATCCTGGAACAATGTCACCACTGGAACATGGTGAGGTCTTTGTCACAAAAGACGGTGCAGAGACCGATCTTGACATCGGAAACTATGAACGTTTCTTAGATACTTCATTCTTAAAAAGTTCAAACTTCACAACAGGTCAGGTCTACTCAAGTGTTATCGAGCGTGAGCGTGCCGGCGGTTATCTCGGACAGACCATCCAGGTCATTCCTCATATCGTCGGTGAGATCGTAAAACGCATCAAAGAGGCCGGTGAAGGTCATGATATCCTTGTTGTCGAGCTCGGTGGAACGGTTGGCGATATCGAAGGTCTTCCTTTTATGGAAGCCATTCGCCAGATGAAACATGATGATGAAGTTGCAGGAACATTTTTCATCCATGTAACACTCATTCCTTACATTAAAGCCGCAGGTGAATTAAAATCGAAACCGACTCAGCACTCTGTTCAGGAGCTTCGCCGTATCGGAATCACACCGCAGATGATAATTGCCCGTAGTGAAAACGCACTGCCAAAAACATTCAAGAAAAAACTTGCAATGAGCTGTGATGTAAGTTCTGACAGTGTTGTCGAAGCACTTGATGCAGCAAGCATCTATGATGTTCCAATGAGCTTTTTACGTCAAAACATCCTCAAACCAATAGCAAAAGAGCTTGAACTCGGTGAAGTAGAGCCGGATATGACCGAGTGGGATTCTCTTGTCAAAAAGATAGTTCAGCCAAAAGGCCGGGTTGTCATTGGCTTTGTAGGAAAATATCTCGCGCTTAAAGAGTCTTACAAATCGCTTACAGAAGCACTCATTCATGCAGGAGCTCACTTAGACAGCCGTGTAGAGATCTGCTGGGTAGATTCTGAAGAGATAGAAGAGCGTGGGGCTGAGGAGCTTTTACGTGACTGTGACGGTATACTTGTTGCAGGAGGTTTTGGCTCACGCGGTGTTGAAGGAAAGATCCAGGCGATTGAATATGCCCGTGTGAACAAAGTACCGTATCTTGGTATATGTCTTGGTATGCAGCTCACACTTGTTGAATATGCCAGAAATGTTCTTGGATATGAAGGCGCAAATTCAGTTGAGTTCGATGAGGAGACACCATACCCGATGATCTATCTTATCGACAACTTTTTAGACCAAAGCGGCGGTATGCAGTTGCGAACGCACCAATCTCCAATGGGTGGAACACTTCGTCTTGGAGAGTACCCTTGTGATACAAAAGAAGGCTCACTTCTGCGTGAAGCATACCATGGTGCAAAAACAATCTATGAGCGTCATCGCCACCGTTATGAAGCAAATCCTGCCTACAGAGAAGCACTTGAAAATGCCGGCATGATAGTAACAGGTGAGTCTAACGGTCTCATCGAGACTGTTGAAGTAAAAGATCACCCTTGGTTCTTAGGCGTGCAGTTTCATCCGGAATTCACATCACGTCTACAGACTCCAAATCCATCGATCTTAGCGTTTGTAAACGCAGCGCTCAGTGCTGAATAG